A section of the Bacteroidota bacterium genome encodes:
- a CDS encoding acyltransferase — MTAIDHYSRFREAKYFSSLDGLRAISILAVIWYHVPELRPIWKTGFLGVHLFFVISGFLITTLLLREKAQYGRISLRNFYLRRTLRIFPAYYLTLGLFFLLCLSVPELRRDGLGTYLHNLPSFLTYTSNWFVNPWGPGRVVFVPAWSLATEEQFYLFWPWIVAFSKKPRTPIIIMTALIVLNEIIKWRVGYWFFLDGYSFPITALNSISPAICMGCLLAFAFDRRRSFEAAWRVFGQRWSAPAFVGLMLLACSIPNDNNLHVFRMFYITLSMAFALAACVIRQDHMLKPLLANRPIRYIGSISYGMYLYHAFGLHFEDRFLAFTKPWPLLEFLAAAGSTVIIASISFWTYERFFLKLKERFTKHRGTQQITPAAVAIELS, encoded by the coding sequence TTGACTGCCATCGACCATTATTCTCGATTCCGCGAAGCGAAGTATTTTTCTTCGCTCGATGGGCTACGCGCCATCAGCATTTTAGCAGTCATTTGGTATCATGTTCCGGAGTTGCGTCCGATTTGGAAAACAGGGTTTCTGGGTGTTCACCTCTTCTTTGTCATTAGCGGTTTCCTGATTACGACGCTTCTTCTGCGCGAAAAAGCTCAATACGGCAGAATCTCACTCCGCAATTTCTATTTACGGCGGACGCTCCGGATTTTCCCGGCGTATTATCTTACACTGGGTCTCTTCTTTTTGTTATGCCTGAGCGTGCCGGAATTGCGCCGCGATGGACTCGGGACGTACCTGCATAATTTGCCATCATTTCTGACTTACACTTCAAATTGGTTTGTCAATCCCTGGGGTCCCGGTCGCGTGGTGTTCGTCCCGGCATGGTCGCTTGCGACCGAGGAGCAATTCTATCTATTCTGGCCGTGGATCGTGGCCTTTTCGAAAAAGCCACGGACACCAATTATCATCATGACCGCGCTCATTGTTCTCAACGAGATTATTAAGTGGCGCGTCGGCTATTGGTTCTTCCTTGATGGTTACTCATTCCCGATCACTGCGCTGAATAGTATCTCGCCCGCGATTTGCATGGGATGCCTTCTGGCATTTGCCTTCGATCGTCGGCGCAGCTTTGAAGCTGCCTGGCGCGTGTTCGGTCAACGATGGAGCGCACCCGCGTTCGTTGGCCTCATGCTGCTGGCTTGTTCGATTCCCAACGATAACAACCTGCATGTTTTCCGGATGTTTTACATTACACTTTCGATGGCATTCGCGCTCGCAGCGTGTGTCATTCGGCAGGACCACATGCTAAAACCATTGCTAGCGAATCGACCGATCCGTTATATCGGCTCGATCAGCTACGGCATGTATCTTTATCATGCGTTCGGACTGCACTTCGAGGATCGCTTCCTGGCGTTTACGAAGCCCTGGCCATTACTCGAATTCCTCGCCGCAGCCGGATCGACCGTAATAATCGCCAGTATTAGCTTCTGGACGTACGAGCGATTCTTCCTGAAGTTGAAGGAGCGATTCACGAAGCATCGTGGAACCCAGCAGATCACTCCCGCTGCGGTGGCGATTGAACTTTCGTAG
- the mltG gene encoding endolytic transglycosylase MltG yields MTRHYHRLRALSHKRFFWWITIPALVFITSIYGLFFLRNPVEYAEKETHPRETMLIVPPNATMKQIADSLKTQGIIRSEITFRAAAKLMRAGHGIHGGTFQIHRGLSNYQLLQDIIGQKYQIIFALSIPEGFRLKDVADAAAASLGVNTVDFIRAAGDTAYLHWLGLPAQAKTAEGYLYPDTYKWNYPLNGRTLLQSLVTHFHQAVPDTLLDNAAQLGLTPYDALKIASIVEGETKNDSERYLIAGVYENRFRIGMKLQADPTVQYGLQLDRPITHRDILKPTPYNTYLKTGLPPGPINNPSFDAIYAALHPAQTDYLFFVARRDGSRTHFFSATYDGQLQNIKKEEHNIASGVRER; encoded by the coding sequence ATGACGCGCCATTATCATCGATTACGCGCGCTTTCGCATAAGCGCTTCTTCTGGTGGATCACGATTCCGGCGCTGGTCTTTATTACGTCCATCTATGGCCTCTTTTTCCTTCGCAACCCGGTGGAATATGCCGAAAAGGAGACTCACCCTCGGGAGACCATGCTCATCGTGCCGCCAAATGCCACAATGAAGCAAATCGCCGATTCACTGAAGACGCAAGGTATTATCCGCTCCGAGATCACATTCCGAGCCGCGGCCAAATTGATGCGCGCGGGTCATGGCATTCATGGAGGTACATTCCAGATTCATAGGGGGCTAAGCAATTATCAATTGCTGCAGGACATCATCGGCCAGAAATACCAAATCATCTTCGCGCTTTCAATACCGGAAGGCTTCCGGTTGAAGGACGTTGCGGATGCGGCGGCGGCGAGTCTTGGAGTGAACACCGTCGATTTCATCCGAGCCGCTGGCGATACAGCATACCTTCATTGGCTCGGACTACCTGCCCAAGCCAAAACAGCGGAAGGCTATCTCTATCCCGATACCTACAAGTGGAACTATCCACTCAATGGGCGCACGCTGCTTCAATCACTTGTCACACATTTTCATCAGGCCGTACCCGACACCTTACTTGATAATGCTGCACAACTTGGGCTCACTCCATACGACGCACTGAAGATTGCATCGATCGTGGAGGGTGAGACCAAGAACGACTCCGAGCGTTACCTTATCGCGGGAGTCTATGAAAATCGCTTTCGGATAGGGATGAAGCTACAGGCGGACCCGACCGTGCAATATGGCCTGCAGCTCGACAGACCAATCACCCACCGCGACATTCTAAAGCCAACGCCATATAATACATATTTGAAGACCGGTCTGCCGCCAGGCCCGATCAACAACCCAAGCTTCGATGCAATCTATGCTGCACTCCATCCGGCGCAGACAGATTACTTGTTTTTCGTGGCCCGCCGCGATGGCAGCCGCACGCATTTCTTCAGCGCGACCTATGATGGCCAGTTGCAGAATATTAAGAAAGAGGAACACAATATCGCATCTGGCGTTCGAGAGAGGTGA